Proteins co-encoded in one Pseudomonadota bacterium genomic window:
- a CDS encoding 30S ribosomal protein S1, whose translation MEENNITTTNEDQESSKFEEASEEFQSADADQEFDDEDFAGNFEKMYEESIKDIKVGGIVTGRVIQMNPESAVIDIGYKSEGQVPLNQFTDAQGNCTLKVDDEVDVFLERYEDENGNIQLSRIKAERLKVWEDIKRIYDEEASIPGTITGKVKGGLSVDIGVPAFLPGSQIDLKPIRNLDKLIGETFDFRVLKHNQKRNNVVISRRALLEKEREALKEVLLTKLKEGAVLEGIVKNITDYGAFIDLGGLDGLLHITDISWGRVNHPTERLTVGDEITVKIIKYDEEKQRVSLGMKQLKDDPWATAGEKYQEGTKVQGKVLSIKDYGAFVEIEEGIESLVHVSEMSWTKKIKHPSQVVSVGDDIEAIVLSIDIEKRRISLGMKQVEPNPWDTLIDKYPIGTKIEGEIKNITDFGIFVGIENDIDGLVHISDISWSKRLKHPGEEFTKGETIQAVVLNLDKDNQRFSLGIKQMQEDPWETISKKVIAGDNVNGKVTNLTDFGAFVELEDGVEGLVHISEITADKNKKPEDVLKVGDQITTKVLNINYDDRKIALSIKGHLEEKEKLETGEYMSDSFQKGKVCLGEILQQATSVSSPTDADVEASDEKDDADAETEIKEEVPDQPAETTDESKEVPESAKSTDPAE comes from the coding sequence ATGGAAGAAAACAACATCACCACAACCAACGAAGATCAGGAAAGCAGCAAGTTTGAAGAAGCCAGCGAAGAATTCCAGTCAGCAGATGCGGACCAAGAATTTGATGATGAGGATTTCGCGGGCAACTTTGAGAAAATGTACGAAGAGAGCATCAAGGATATCAAAGTCGGCGGCATCGTCACAGGAAGAGTAATTCAAATGAATCCTGAAAGTGCCGTCATTGATATCGGCTATAAGTCAGAAGGCCAGGTACCTCTCAACCAATTTACTGATGCCCAGGGGAATTGCACCCTCAAGGTAGATGATGAAGTTGATGTATTTCTTGAACGTTATGAAGATGAAAATGGCAATATCCAATTGTCGCGGATCAAGGCTGAACGGCTTAAGGTCTGGGAAGATATAAAAAGGATTTACGATGAAGAAGCCTCCATCCCGGGGACCATTACCGGCAAGGTTAAGGGAGGCCTTTCGGTGGATATCGGCGTTCCGGCTTTTCTGCCTGGATCCCAGATAGACCTCAAACCGATTCGCAACCTGGATAAACTGATTGGAGAAACATTTGATTTCAGGGTTCTCAAACACAACCAGAAACGCAACAACGTGGTTATTTCCCGCCGGGCCCTGCTGGAAAAAGAGCGGGAAGCCTTGAAAGAGGTACTGCTGACCAAACTCAAGGAAGGTGCTGTACTTGAAGGCATCGTTAAAAATATCACCGATTACGGTGCTTTCATTGATCTTGGGGGCCTTGACGGTCTACTTCATATAACTGACATTTCATGGGGGAGGGTCAATCATCCTACCGAACGGCTCACGGTTGGGGATGAAATCACAGTAAAAATCATCAAGTACGACGAGGAAAAACAGCGGGTATCTCTGGGCATGAAACAGCTTAAGGATGATCCGTGGGCAACGGCAGGCGAAAAATATCAGGAAGGCACCAAAGTTCAGGGTAAAGTTCTGAGCATTAAAGATTACGGTGCCTTCGTTGAGATTGAAGAAGGCATCGAAAGCCTGGTTCACGTTTCAGAAATGTCCTGGACCAAAAAGATCAAGCATCCTTCGCAGGTAGTATCGGTGGGTGATGATATTGAGGCTATCGTTTTGAGTATTGATATAGAAAAACGGCGCATTTCTCTGGGAATGAAACAGGTTGAACCCAACCCATGGGATACCTTGATTGACAAATACCCCATTGGCACCAAGATTGAGGGTGAAATCAAAAATATCACCGACTTCGGCATCTTTGTGGGTATTGAAAACGATATTGATGGCTTGGTACATATTTCTGACATTTCCTGGAGTAAACGCCTGAAACATCCAGGTGAAGAATTTACTAAAGGCGAGACCATTCAGGCAGTTGTCCTTAACCTGGACAAAGACAACCAACGGTTTTCCCTGGGAATAAAACAAATGCAGGAAGATCCCTGGGAAACTATCAGTAAAAAGGTTATTGCCGGTGACAATGTAAACGGCAAGGTTACCAACCTGACTGATTTCGGTGCTTTTGTTGAATTGGAAGACGGAGTTGAAGGACTGGTTCACATCTCCGAAATTACCGCAGATAAAAATAAAAAGCCTGAAGATGTACTCAAGGTGGGTGACCAGATCACCACCAAAGTTCTCAACATCAATTATGATGACCGGAAAATTGCCTTGAGTATCAAGGGGCACCTTGAGGAAAAAGAAAAGCTGGAAACCGGAGAATATATGAGTGACAGTTTCCAGAAAGGCAAAGTCTGCCTCGGCGAAATCCTGCAGCAGGCAACTTCGGTATCTTCCCCGACAGATGCAGATGTCGAAGCAAGCGATGAAAAAGACGATGCAGATGCAGAAACAGAGATAAAAGAAGAGGTCCCTGATCAACCAGCAGAAACAACTGATGAAAGCAAAGAAGTCCCTGAATCTGCAAAATCAACTGATCCTGCAGAATAG